One Blastocatellia bacterium genomic window carries:
- a CDS encoding efflux RND transporter periplasmic adaptor subunit: protein MEDRPPRIREEDLRALRIDREQEGTARTRPRMWIWGGVGLIIALGLSGFAFLRWRAGREVEEVVVAEAVRRDDRGERAVLTAGGYVIARHQVEVGSKIIGRVIALFVREGDFVREGQVIAQLEDSEIRAELQRAEAALAAARARLAELEAGSRPQEIERAQAEVARTEAELRNAELNWRRLQQLAERGVVERQALDDARARYEMARAAHRAAQESYELVRIGPRPEHVALARAEVQQAEAAVRLARAQLEHTLIRAPISGTVLDRYVDVGEMVTIGFTSDRGAKQALVSLADLRDLQVELDVSEADIARVELGQSAQIVPDAYPQRRYRGVVEYIAPIADRQKATIRVKVKVLDPDEYLRPDMSAKVTFYEKGTDGRTTRSVVLVPQSAVFVRDGRTLIFVVRDGRAVLQSVTAGREEGGYREILNGLQGGERVIARGWEKLNEGDRVNVRP, encoded by the coding sequence ATGGAAGATCGGCCTCCGCGCATCAGAGAGGAAGACCTGCGCGCCCTGCGGATTGATCGGGAGCAAGAAGGGACAGCGCGTACTCGGCCTCGGATGTGGATCTGGGGAGGAGTGGGATTGATCATAGCGCTTGGGTTGAGTGGGTTCGCTTTTCTGCGTTGGAGAGCGGGACGGGAGGTCGAGGAAGTAGTCGTTGCCGAAGCCGTGCGTCGGGACGATAGGGGGGAGCGCGCGGTCCTCACAGCGGGCGGCTACGTCATCGCGCGTCATCAGGTCGAGGTCGGATCGAAGATCATCGGGCGCGTGATCGCATTGTTCGTGAGAGAAGGGGATTTCGTCCGGGAAGGGCAAGTGATCGCGCAGCTCGAGGATTCGGAGATCCGCGCCGAGCTGCAACGAGCGGAAGCCGCCCTGGCTGCGGCACGGGCTCGTTTGGCGGAGCTAGAGGCGGGGTCTCGTCCTCAGGAGATCGAGCGCGCGCAAGCGGAAGTGGCGCGTACTGAGGCCGAGTTGCGGAACGCCGAGCTGAACTGGCGGCGCCTGCAGCAATTGGCCGAACGCGGTGTCGTCGAGCGACAAGCCCTCGACGATGCCCGCGCGCGATATGAGATGGCGCGCGCCGCTCATCGCGCTGCTCAGGAGAGTTATGAGCTTGTGCGAATTGGACCTCGTCCGGAGCACGTCGCGCTCGCGCGAGCTGAAGTCCAGCAGGCGGAGGCTGCTGTGCGGCTGGCGCGCGCACAACTGGAGCATACGCTCATCCGCGCGCCCATTAGCGGGACCGTCCTCGATCGGTACGTGGACGTGGGGGAGATGGTGACCATTGGCTTCACCTCGGATCGGGGGGCGAAGCAAGCGCTCGTGTCCTTGGCTGATTTGAGGGACTTGCAGGTCGAACTGGATGTGAGCGAAGCGGACATCGCTCGAGTGGAACTCGGACAGTCGGCGCAGATCGTCCCCGACGCGTATCCGCAGCGCCGGTATCGAGGCGTCGTCGAATATATCGCGCCCATCGCCGATCGTCAGAAAGCGACGATCAGGGTGAAGGTGAAAGTGCTCGATCCTGACGAGTACCTGCGACCGGATATGAGCGCGAAGGTCACGTTCTACGAGAAAGGGACGGATGGGCGCACGACGCGTTCAGTCGTGCTCGTGCCGCAGAGCGCCGTCTTCGTGCGGGATGGGCGCACTTTGATTTTCGTAGTCCGCGATGGGCGGGCTGTTTTGCAATCGGTCACAGCGGGCCGGGAAGAAGGAGGGTACCGAGAGATCCTCAACGGCCTGCAGGGCGGCGAACGGGTGATCGCCCGCGGTTGGGAGAAACTCAACGAGGGGGATCGCGTCAACGTCCGCCCGTGA
- a CDS encoding ABC transporter ATP-binding protein codes for MSAAIVQLEGVTKIFRRDHVEIPALRDVTLEVEAGAFLALMGPSGSGKTTLLNLIAGFDKPTSGTVRVGGLEVHRMGEDELSAWRNRHIGFVFQTFNLIPVLTAFENVELPLLLTRLSRRERREHVMTALKLVGLADRADHYPRQLSGGEEQRVAIARAIVTDPTLILADEPTGNLDAYSAENVLALLRELNERLRKTILLVTHDARAMRYAKVVRHLDKGVLLAPDEVQEVRA; via the coding sequence ATGAGTGCGGCGATCGTACAGCTTGAGGGCGTCACGAAAATTTTCCGGCGGGATCATGTCGAGATCCCGGCGCTGCGCGACGTCACGCTGGAGGTCGAAGCCGGAGCTTTTCTCGCCCTCATGGGGCCATCCGGTTCGGGGAAGACAACGCTGCTCAATCTCATCGCTGGATTCGACAAGCCGACATCGGGGACCGTGCGCGTAGGGGGGCTCGAGGTGCATCGGATGGGCGAGGATGAACTGTCAGCATGGCGCAATCGGCACATTGGCTTCGTCTTCCAAACGTTCAATCTCATTCCCGTCCTCACAGCGTTTGAGAATGTGGAGCTGCCGCTTTTACTGACGCGGCTTTCTCGACGAGAACGGCGCGAGCATGTCATGACAGCCTTGAAGCTCGTGGGCTTGGCCGATCGCGCGGATCACTATCCGCGGCAACTCTCGGGTGGTGAGGAGCAGCGCGTGGCCATTGCGCGAGCGATCGTGACCGATCCGACGCTCATCTTGGCCGATGAGCCGACGGGGAATCTCGATGCGTATTCGGCCGAGAATGTGCTCGCCCTACTTCGGGAGCTGAACGAACGGCTTCGGAAGACCATCCTGCTCGTCACACACGATGCGCGAGCGATGCGGTACGCGAAGGTCGTGCGCCATTTGGATAAGGGTGTTTTGCTCGCGCCCGATGAGGTCCAGGAAGTTCGCGCATAA
- a CDS encoding ABC transporter permease, translated as MGYGRFIWKNGMRHRRRALLTMGSVALAFFALMTLIGFVQEIDRNLEEASPVRLLTRHAVSLTNFLPARHRALIEQVPGVVAVTPLTWFGGIYRDRAQTDFAQFACDPQTFFDVYTDIRIPPEQKQAFQQDRRGILVGRRKAEKHGWKLGDRITLKGVIFPVDLELTVRGIFESTPNQEGSVYFHHAYLEEGVKREWGLEGFAGAYWIRVDSAESAPRVSEAVDALFQNTDAPTKTETEQAFTLIFISMLGNVKLLVATISTVILITLLLVTGNTIAMSVRERTREIAVLKALGFRRSTIVGLLTAEGMLLTFVGGAIGSVWARLTWASMDLAAFSQGFFQQVVISWTTLAAGMVAAILVGGIAAGIPAYLAARKSVLEGLRFVG; from the coding sequence ATGGGATACGGACGCTTCATCTGGAAAAATGGGATGCGTCATCGTCGGCGCGCTCTGCTCACGATGGGGAGTGTCGCGCTCGCGTTCTTCGCGTTGATGACCCTCATCGGTTTCGTTCAGGAGATTGATCGTAATCTCGAAGAGGCGAGCCCCGTGCGCCTGCTCACCCGTCATGCGGTCTCGCTGACGAACTTTCTACCGGCTCGCCATCGAGCGCTCATCGAGCAAGTCCCTGGCGTTGTCGCCGTCACGCCGCTGACATGGTTCGGTGGCATCTATCGCGATCGCGCCCAGACGGACTTTGCGCAGTTCGCCTGCGATCCGCAGACGTTTTTCGACGTCTACACGGACATTCGGATCCCTCCCGAGCAGAAACAGGCATTTCAGCAAGATCGCCGAGGGATTCTCGTCGGTCGGCGCAAGGCGGAGAAGCACGGGTGGAAGCTCGGCGATCGAATCACGCTCAAGGGGGTCATCTTCCCCGTGGATTTGGAGCTGACGGTGCGCGGCATCTTCGAGAGCACGCCGAATCAGGAGGGCTCAGTCTACTTCCACCATGCCTACCTCGAAGAGGGCGTGAAGCGCGAATGGGGGCTTGAGGGGTTCGCCGGGGCCTATTGGATTCGCGTGGATTCGGCGGAGTCTGCCCCACGGGTGAGTGAGGCCGTAGATGCGCTCTTCCAGAATACGGACGCGCCGACGAAGACGGAGACCGAGCAAGCGTTCACGCTCATCTTCATCTCGATGTTGGGGAACGTGAAGTTGCTCGTGGCGACGATCAGCACGGTTATCCTCATCACGCTGCTGCTGGTGACGGGCAATACGATCGCGATGTCCGTGCGCGAGCGGACGCGTGAGATCGCCGTGCTGAAGGCTTTGGGCTTTCGGCGAAGCACGATCGTGGGATTGCTCACGGCCGAGGGGATGCTTTTGACGTTCGTGGGGGGAGCGATCGGAAGCGTGTGGGCGCGCCTGACATGGGCCTCCATGGATCTGGCCGCCTTCTCACAAGGGTTCTTCCAGCAGGTGGTGATCTCATGGACGACGCTCGCGGCGGGGATGGTTGCCGCGATCCTCGTGGGGGGGATCGCGGCGGGGATCCCGGCCTATCTCGCCGCGCGAAAGAGCGTCCTCGAGGGCTTGCGGTTCGTGGGATGA
- a CDS encoding ABC transporter permease has protein sequence MLLKYNVRSLLVRWGSTALTVLGIALTTAIFVGVMALAEGLETALGTTGEPQHVLVRRRGSDSEGSSFIPRDIWPMVRYLPGIARDSRGEPLASAELAVIINLPRRGETQGVNVTVRGLSPESLALRPRVRIVEGRMFRPGLREAIVARRLSERFQNLGLGDEVRFGKGSWRVVGLFEAGNTAFDSEIWVDVNQLASDYNRPGYSSFLLKATDEAALKTLIERIEQERRYPLLAQPEMEYYREQTRVAGPIRALGMFLVLVLGVGAGFAAMNTMDAAVAFRAREIATLRALGFRRRQIGIAFLVESALLGLIGGAIGSALALPVHGLTTGTANWETFSEIIFAFRVTPALMLTGLVFATLVGALGGMLPARRAARQAPALVLREL, from the coding sequence ATGCTGCTGAAATACAATGTGCGCAGCCTATTGGTACGCTGGGGAAGCACGGCGTTGACCGTGCTGGGGATCGCGCTGACGACGGCGATCTTCGTGGGCGTCATGGCGTTGGCCGAAGGGTTGGAGACGGCTCTGGGGACGACAGGAGAGCCGCAACATGTCCTTGTTCGTCGTCGCGGCTCGGACTCCGAAGGATCGAGTTTCATCCCGCGCGACATCTGGCCCATGGTTCGATACCTGCCGGGCATCGCGCGAGATTCTCGGGGAGAACCGCTCGCTTCGGCTGAGCTTGCCGTCATCATCAATTTACCCAGGCGTGGCGAGACGCAAGGGGTGAACGTGACGGTGCGGGGGCTCTCACCGGAGAGCCTGGCGCTGCGGCCGCGCGTGCGAATCGTCGAGGGGCGAATGTTTCGTCCCGGACTGCGCGAGGCCATCGTCGCTCGTCGGCTCTCCGAGCGATTTCAAAATCTGGGATTAGGCGATGAGGTGCGATTTGGCAAAGGCTCGTGGCGCGTGGTGGGGCTTTTCGAAGCCGGGAATACGGCCTTCGATTCGGAGATCTGGGTGGACGTGAACCAATTGGCGAGCGATTATAATCGGCCCGGCTATTCCTCGTTTCTCTTGAAAGCCACGGATGAGGCAGCGTTGAAAACGCTGATCGAGCGAATCGAACAAGAGCGACGATATCCGCTGCTCGCGCAACCGGAGATGGAATACTACCGGGAGCAAACGCGCGTCGCCGGACCAATTCGCGCTTTGGGGATGTTTCTCGTGCTCGTACTGGGAGTTGGGGCGGGCTTCGCTGCGATGAATACGATGGATGCGGCCGTCGCGTTTCGGGCGCGCGAGATCGCGACGCTTCGCGCGCTCGGATTCCGCCGGAGACAGATCGGGATCGCTTTTCTCGTCGAGTCGGCGCTGCTGGGGTTGATCGGAGGGGCAATCGGGAGCGCTCTCGCGCTTCCCGTACATGGGCTCACGACGGGAACGGCCAATTGGGAGACGTTCAGCGAGATCATCTTCGCCTTCCGCGTGACGCCCGCGTTGATGCTCACTGGTCTGGTGTTCGCCACGCTCGTCGGAGCGTTGGGAGGGATGCTCCCAGCGCGACGAGCGGCTCGGCAAGCGCCCGCTCTCGTGCTGCGGGAGTTATGA
- a CDS encoding cupin domain-containing protein — MHIERGKWYGKSQEEIARDWDARGFSCDVWVDPPGQRWEDFVHSVDELVTPLDAPIEVEWEGEVAQLEPGDEWFIPRRTRHSVRNTSGRTVRWLYGYKRGR, encoded by the coding sequence ATGCACATTGAGCGCGGAAAGTGGTATGGAAAAAGTCAGGAGGAAATCGCGCGAGATTGGGACGCGCGAGGCTTTTCGTGCGACGTGTGGGTGGATCCGCCTGGTCAGCGATGGGAGGATTTCGTCCATAGCGTGGACGAATTGGTCACGCCGCTCGATGCTCCCATTGAGGTAGAGTGGGAGGGCGAGGTCGCGCAACTTGAGCCCGGGGATGAATGGTTCATTCCTCGTCGGACGCGCCATTCGGTGCGGAACACGAGCGGTCGAACGGTTCGATGGCTCTACGGATATAAGCGCGGGCGGTGA
- a CDS encoding NTP transferase domain-containing protein translates to MVIDGILLAAGLSRRFGRPKQLAEWRGKPLVAHVAETALASRLRHVIVVLGYAAHDVRRALASLLRDPRLRIVFNAEYEEGQASSIRRGLRALEPGAEAAMFLTCDQPLLTPSMLNALIDAFAAHRPLICYPVHEGVRGSPVIFSAELFPELMALSGDVGGRVLIEKYRARVHEQKIPSARPLADVDTPADLLALDSESPLCGFGEESNVPPTSERSRAAPREFQQSLLPFPDREEDRADVLIVCDGSSQRLSSGERRAAAAAIVKRGAEMAIYGEYLGAATNQQAEIVAACLGLEALAQPARVRLITDSQYVVRTMRGIYKRQANLAFWDRLERAAKPHEVIWTWMRGHAGHPLQEICDRAARLIAREGRVDSEKLLALLDRHSPKPVSDETP, encoded by the coding sequence ATGGTGATTGATGGCATTCTCTTAGCCGCAGGGCTCTCGCGACGGTTCGGACGTCCGAAGCAGCTTGCGGAATGGCGAGGGAAACCGCTTGTCGCACATGTTGCGGAGACGGCTTTGGCCTCGCGGCTGCGGCACGTCATCGTCGTTCTTGGCTATGCCGCTCATGACGTTCGTCGAGCGCTCGCATCGCTTCTTCGCGATCCGCGTCTTCGCATCGTCTTCAATGCCGAGTATGAGGAAGGGCAGGCCAGTTCCATTCGTCGCGGGTTGCGCGCGCTCGAGCCGGGCGCCGAGGCAGCGATGTTTCTGACGTGCGATCAACCATTGCTGACGCCGTCCATGTTGAACGCGCTCATTGACGCTTTCGCCGCGCATCGTCCGCTCATCTGCTATCCCGTGCACGAGGGGGTGCGCGGAAGTCCCGTGATCTTCTCCGCCGAACTGTTCCCGGAGCTGATGGCGCTGTCGGGAGATGTCGGGGGACGCGTTCTGATCGAGAAGTATCGCGCGCGCGTGCACGAGCAGAAGATCCCCTCGGCCAGGCCGCTCGCCGACGTTGATACGCCCGCCGATTTGCTGGCTCTCGACAGCGAAAGTCCCCTCTGTGGCTTCGGCGAGGAATCGAATGTCCCCCCCACGTCCGAGCGCTCGAGAGCAGCGCCGCGGGAATTTCAGCAGTCGCTTCTTCCGTTTCCCGATCGCGAGGAGGACCGTGCCGATGTCCTCATCGTCTGCGACGGGAGTAGTCAGCGGTTGTCTTCGGGAGAGCGCCGCGCGGCGGCCGCAGCGATTGTGAAACGAGGTGCGGAGATGGCGATCTACGGGGAGTATCTCGGCGCGGCGACCAATCAGCAAGCGGAGATCGTCGCCGCCTGCCTAGGTCTGGAAGCGCTCGCTCAACCCGCGCGCGTGCGTCTCATCACGGATTCCCAATACGTGGTTCGCACGATGCGGGGGATTTACAAACGGCAGGCCAACCTCGCTTTTTGGGATCGTTTGGAGCGCGCGGCCAAGCCCCATGAGGTGATATGGACGTGGATGCGAGGACACGCGGGACATCCGTTGCAAGAGATCTGCGATCGCGCTGCCCGACTCATCGCTCGGGAAGGTCGGGTGGATTCGGAGAAATTGCTCGCGCTTCTTGACCGTCACTCGCCGAAGCCCGTATCGGACGAGACCCCGTGA
- a CDS encoding tetratricopeptide repeat protein, whose amino-acid sequence MKLQSIYFGIIGLLVGFIAGFFYANHYNRANAPSPSSTAMGELPPGHPPIGVNEAEITQSVQRADAQPQNFDAQVTAATVLYRAGRLEQALKYFERANALRPDDYNTLVQLGNVHFDLGDHYLQHQDTAQSNAHFQEASRWYERALAHKPNDVNVRTDYGLTFYKRQPRDLDRAIAEYRRALAADPKHPQALHNLIVALTEKGELDEAEATLKRLEEIAPGAHILETLRQEIANRRNRRGA is encoded by the coding sequence ATGAAGCTGCAGAGCATCTACTTTGGCATCATCGGGCTTTTGGTCGGCTTCATCGCGGGCTTCTTCTACGCGAACCATTACAATCGAGCGAACGCTCCGTCGCCCTCCTCCACTGCGATGGGGGAATTACCTCCGGGACATCCTCCGATCGGCGTGAACGAAGCCGAGATCACGCAATCGGTGCAGCGAGCCGATGCGCAACCACAGAACTTCGACGCGCAGGTCACGGCGGCGACAGTGCTTTATCGAGCTGGGCGGTTGGAGCAAGCATTGAAATACTTCGAGCGCGCTAACGCGCTCCGACCCGACGACTACAATACGCTCGTTCAATTGGGGAACGTTCATTTCGACCTCGGCGATCACTACCTGCAGCATCAGGACACGGCGCAATCGAACGCCCACTTCCAGGAAGCGAGCCGATGGTACGAACGCGCTCTCGCGCACAAGCCGAATGACGTGAACGTGCGCACGGATTATGGCCTCACGTTCTACAAGCGACAGCCGCGCGACCTGGATCGCGCGATCGCCGAATATCGGCGAGCGCTCGCCGCGGATCCGAAGCATCCACAGGCCTTGCACAATCTCATCGTCGCGCTGACGGAGAAGGGCGAGCTGGACGAGGCTGAGGCCACGCTCAAGCGACTGGAGGAGATCGCTCCTGGAGCGCACATCCTGGAGACGTTGCGGCAGGAGATCGCCAATCGGCGCAATCGGCGGGGCGCATGA
- a CDS encoding dTDP-4-dehydrorhamnose 3,5-epimerase family protein: MIEGVRVKPLRMIPDERGRLMELLRADDEIFIKFGQVYMTTVYPGVVKAWHYHKKQYDNFVAIRGMIKLVLYDAREGSPTQGEINEFFIGDWNPQLVQIPPGVYHGFKCISETEAIVINIPTEVYNYAQPDEYRLDPHKGGIPYDWARKDG; this comes from the coding sequence ATGATCGAAGGCGTGAGGGTGAAACCGCTGCGCATGATCCCCGATGAGCGAGGGCGCTTGATGGAATTGCTTCGGGCGGATGACGAGATCTTCATCAAATTCGGCCAGGTGTACATGACGACCGTTTATCCCGGCGTGGTGAAGGCGTGGCATTATCACAAGAAGCAATACGACAACTTCGTCGCCATCCGTGGGATGATCAAGCTCGTGCTCTACGACGCTCGCGAAGGTTCGCCCACACAGGGGGAGATCAACGAATTCTTCATCGGGGATTGGAACCCGCAGCTCGTGCAGATTCCTCCCGGCGTCTATCACGGCTTCAAGTGTATCAGCGAGACGGAGGCGATCGTCATCAACATTCCGACCGAGGTCTATAACTACGCCCAGCCGGACGAGTATCGGCTCGATCCGCACAAGGGAGGGATTCCCTATGATTGGGCGAGGAAGGACGGATGA
- a CDS encoding insulinase family protein, whose product MIGRGRTDEGRAFEVVRRSALRGCALALAGLIGITAFGGSSAVMAQAGRRRQPPPPPKVEEKHTPPTEEKPAAPTVKKGAEIAEELTIPEQATTRVRLRNGLTLIVRERYRFPLVGIAVVVKTERSGQPAGIARLVGRLLFRGTSARPGLRALEELRALGGELIVEEQADHTLFRMTVPPELIRRVLDLFADGLQHPSFEEAAVRQEIERLLQEERVRSDRPELFARDRAHALARGESLLLEQESALRALSREAIADFHRQYYRGERMVIALVGAVNTPDIVADVQRLFGDLPYVERKAEPSPQAQASGESRSEEVKASEMKASAPGAQENASSAAPSSSLRYGEDRGDLLPAIMTFWHEVPDGIISGDRKGDWPLLLRLLTTVLAQGRASRLALGVRETRRVAAEVKAQPVIGERRGALLVQWRVDPAERERLLLAYVEEVEKLRRLRLSPGELQRARAFLERWWLERTMTYVGEATELALEEAASGDFRRADHFVARLAEITAEQLRAFAERCLDIGQMTLHAYLPRSITGSADAAGIMARIVAHVPGVKEREIAPERVGQSPEVPTMPHGERRAHEGEGEAIVFSLQPEPLRDFSVFEGPRAFVREDRSRPLLSIGVFFQGGRQQETAATAGLTELMLRAILRGTRGRASLSAAEVAMRLEQLGADIALVNTPDFFGYVLTVLSRNQDSALRLLVELLERPALADEEIRLEQARLLWEIRARRVDPIERARDLAVRALYGDMPYGRSPLGEEESVRALTPEQVRGWYASTIARQFPLVLIVGDTDGSALISTIVAREIRRQDVSRAFQVTLPKPLTETRSLSEEIGQRAIVQTWAWLGPSSLSDDEPALDVLRAHLAGWGSELWRALQGASASLVEVSVESRRLGGRIALTIAVAPEQMASVRQLVEQEIARLAREPLGAEVVQRAIQRALVERAALFEDHTVLVLAYARAFFATARPQLIEQQTSKLGAVTAADLQRVAATYLPVARVAIGLAHVRPRSSRP is encoded by the coding sequence ATGATTGGGCGAGGAAGGACGGATGAGGGACGCGCCTTCGAGGTCGTTCGGCGAAGCGCTCTTCGTGGGTGTGCGCTCGCGCTCGCGGGGCTTATTGGGATCACGGCTTTCGGAGGATCGAGCGCGGTGATGGCGCAGGCCGGACGGCGGCGACAACCGCCGCCTCCCCCGAAGGTCGAGGAGAAACACACGCCACCGACTGAGGAGAAGCCCGCGGCTCCGACGGTAAAAAAGGGCGCCGAGATCGCCGAGGAGCTGACTATCCCGGAGCAGGCCACGACGCGCGTGCGATTGCGCAATGGGCTGACGCTCATTGTGCGAGAACGCTATCGGTTTCCGCTCGTGGGAATCGCTGTGGTGGTGAAGACGGAGCGTTCGGGACAGCCGGCGGGGATCGCTCGGCTCGTCGGGCGCTTGCTCTTTCGCGGGACATCGGCGCGCCCCGGTCTGCGAGCGTTGGAGGAGCTTCGCGCGCTCGGCGGTGAGCTGATTGTGGAGGAGCAAGCTGATCACACGCTCTTTCGGATGACCGTTCCCCCGGAACTGATCCGCCGGGTTCTCGATCTCTTCGCCGATGGGCTCCAACATCCCAGCTTCGAGGAGGCGGCAGTGCGGCAGGAGATCGAGCGACTCCTTCAAGAAGAGCGCGTGCGGTCGGATCGGCCCGAGCTGTTCGCGCGCGATCGGGCGCACGCGCTCGCGCGAGGAGAATCGCTGCTCCTCGAGCAAGAGAGTGCGCTGCGCGCGCTCTCGCGAGAGGCCATCGCCGATTTCCATCGGCAGTACTATCGAGGCGAGCGGATGGTGATTGCGCTCGTTGGCGCCGTCAACACGCCGGACATCGTGGCGGACGTGCAACGCCTCTTCGGCGATCTGCCATACGTTGAGAGGAAAGCCGAGCCCTCACCGCAAGCGCAAGCGTCGGGGGAGTCGCGCTCGGAGGAGGTGAAAGCTTCAGAAATGAAAGCTTCAGCCCCTGGTGCCCAAGAGAACGCTTCTTCGGCCGCGCCGTCTTCGAGCTTGCGCTATGGTGAGGATCGCGGCGATCTCCTTCCGGCGATCATGACCTTCTGGCACGAAGTCCCGGACGGGATTATTTCTGGCGATCGAAAGGGAGATTGGCCGCTCTTGCTTCGTTTGCTGACGACCGTTCTCGCCCAAGGGCGCGCGTCGCGCCTCGCGCTCGGCGTGCGCGAGACGCGACGGGTCGCCGCCGAGGTCAAGGCTCAGCCCGTGATCGGAGAGCGCCGAGGAGCCCTCCTTGTGCAATGGCGCGTGGATCCGGCTGAGCGAGAGCGCCTCCTGTTGGCGTATGTGGAGGAGGTGGAGAAGCTGCGGCGTCTGCGACTCTCGCCCGGAGAGCTGCAGCGCGCGCGCGCGTTTCTGGAGCGGTGGTGGCTCGAGCGCACGATGACCTATGTGGGAGAGGCCACGGAGTTGGCCTTGGAGGAAGCCGCTTCCGGAGACTTTCGACGCGCGGATCATTTCGTCGCGCGCCTCGCGGAGATCACGGCCGAGCAACTGCGCGCCTTCGCGGAACGATGTCTCGACATCGGGCAGATGACGCTTCACGCGTATTTGCCGCGCTCGATCACCGGTTCAGCGGACGCTGCGGGGATCATGGCGCGGATCGTAGCGCACGTGCCGGGCGTGAAGGAGCGAGAGATCGCCCCTGAGCGCGTGGGGCAAAGCCCGGAAGTCCCAACCATGCCGCATGGTGAGCGTCGCGCGCACGAAGGCGAGGGGGAAGCGATCGTCTTCTCCCTTCAGCCGGAGCCCCTGCGCGATTTCTCCGTGTTCGAGGGACCGCGCGCATTCGTGCGTGAAGATCGTTCGCGTCCGCTGTTGAGCATCGGAGTATTTTTCCAAGGCGGTCGGCAGCAAGAGACGGCCGCCACGGCGGGCCTGACCGAACTGATGTTGCGCGCGATCCTTCGCGGGACGCGCGGTCGTGCGTCCCTCTCAGCGGCGGAAGTGGCCATGCGGCTCGAGCAGCTCGGCGCGGATATCGCCCTGGTCAACACCCCCGATTTCTTCGGCTACGTGCTCACGGTCCTCTCGCGGAATCAAGATTCAGCGCTGCGGCTCCTGGTGGAGCTTCTGGAGCGACCGGCGTTGGCCGATGAAGAGATTCGCCTAGAACAAGCGCGATTGCTTTGGGAGATCCGCGCGCGACGCGTGGATCCGATCGAGCGTGCTCGCGATTTGGCGGTACGCGCGCTCTACGGGGATATGCCGTATGGACGATCGCCTCTTGGGGAGGAGGAATCGGTTCGTGCGCTCACGCCCGAGCAGGTGCGTGGGTGGTATGCGAGTACGATCGCGCGGCAGTTCCCCTTGGTCCTCATCGTCGGAGATACGGATGGATCGGCCTTGATCTCGACCATCGTCGCGCGAGAGATTCGCCGTCAGGACGTATCGCGCGCATTTCAAGTTACTCTGCCAAAGCCGCTGACGGAAACGCGCTCGCTCTCGGAGGAGATCGGGCAGCGAGCCATCGTTCAAACTTGGGCGTGGCTTGGGCCATCGAGTCTGAGCGACGATGAGCCCGCGCTCGATGTGTTGCGCGCGCATTTAGCGGGATGGGGCAGTGAATTGTGGCGCGCGTTGCAAGGAGCGTCGGCTTCTTTGGTGGAGGTCTCCGTGGAATCCCGTCGGCTCGGAGGGAGGATCGCCCTCACCATCGCCGTCGCGCCCGAACAGATGGCCAGCGTGCGTCAGCTCGTCGAGCAAGAGATCGCGCGCCTCGCCAGGGAACCGCTCGGCGCAGAGGTCGTGCAGCGCGCGATCCAGCGCGCCCTCGTTGAACGCGCCGCGCTGTTTGAAGATCACACGGTGCTGGTGCTCGCCTATGCGCGCGCCTTCTTCGCGACGGCGCGTCCGCAACTCATCGAGCAGCAGACGTCGAAGCTTGGAGCGGTGACCGCCGCCGATCTGCAACGCGTGGCGGCGACCTATCTTCCCGTAGCTCGTGTCGCCATCGGCCTCGCTCATGTGCGTCCGAGAAGCAGCCGACCGTGA